In Actinomycetota bacterium, the sequence TGCGCGTCGCCCGCACGAGCGCGCGGACCCCGGGCTGGATCACGCCGAGCACCGGCACGCCGAGCTCGTCGGCGAGCTGTTCGGTGGGCATCGCCGCAGCAGCGGTGTTGCAGGCGACGACGATCGCCTTCGCGCCGTGGTCGCGCACCAGGCTGTGCGCCAGCTCTCGCGCGAAGCCGCGCACCTCGTGCTGGGGCCGCGGCCCGTACGGGTAGCGGCCGGTGTCGCCGATGTACACGAGGTCCTCTGCCGGCAGCATGTCGATCAACGCGCGGGCCACGGTGAGACCGCCGAATCCGGAGTCGAACATGCCGATCGGTCGCTGCATAGCGGGGGTCAGGCTAATCACGAGGACACGACGATCCAGCCGAACAGGTAGCCGAGCGAGTTGGTGCTGAAGTGGCCGATCATCGGGGCGAGCACGCTGCCGCTCCAGTACCGCAGCCAGCAGAACCAGAGGCCGGCGAGCGTCGTCCCCGCAACGGCGAACACCACGCCGAGGAGGCCGGCGAAGGGGCCGTCGCCGAACAGGTCGGCGAGCACCGGGTTGACGTTGGTGATGTTCATCGAAGGCAGCACGTGCCAGAAGCCGAACAGCACGGACGCAAAGACGCTGCCGCGCACGATGCCCCATCGCCGGGCGGCGAGCGCCGGCAGCACGGACCGAAACGCGATCTCCTCCAGCAGCACCGTGCCGAGGGGGATCTTCACGAGCGTGTTGAGCAGTAGCGACCCCACTCCCCCGTCCACCCGCTGGTCCTCGAACGCCTTGCTGGCGGCCGGCATGGCGAGCGCGAGCAGGTAGACGGCCAGCGTGAGCACCGCGAGGACAAGCCCGAACCGGGCGCCGCGCGCCCAGCGCTGCCAGCCGAGCTCGGGAGGCCGCAGCCCCGCCCACCAGGCCAACCCGCCCAGCGCAGCCGCCATCGCCAGGTTCCACGGCACGTAGAGCGCGTCTGGCAGCACCCGATTGGACATCAGGTTCGACACCGCGAGCATCACGACCGCGCCCGGCAGCGCCGCCCTACGCTCGGGGCTCGGCGACGTCACGACCGTGGCAGGTGCAGGCGGCCGCGACACGATCGGGGAGGGTAACGGGCGTGACGGAGACGCAGGTGGCGACCGCGGCCGACCGGCGGGCCCGCGACCCGTACGTCGACTTCCTCCGCGCGTTCAGCCTGCTCGTCGTCGTCACCTGGCACTGGGTGTTCACGATCATCATCTGGGAGGACGACGGTCCCCACGCGTCGAACCCGATCGGGTTCACGTCCGGGCTGTACCTCGTTACGTGGCTGCTGCAGGTGATGCCGTTGTTCTTCTACATCGGCGGCTATGGCCACCTGCGCTCGTGGGAGCAGGCGAAGGAGCAGGGGCGCAGCGTGTGGCACCTCGTCGGGCGCCGCCTACGACGCCTGGCGATCCCCGCGCTCGCCCTCCTCGTGGTGTGGGCCGCGCTCGGCATCGTGCTCGGCGCGGTGTTCGACCTCCAGTGGGCGCGGCGCGCAGTGGTGCTGGTCGTCAGCCCGCTGTGGTTCATCGGTGTGTACCTGATGCTGGTGCTGCTGCTACCCGTCGCGCTCTGGCTGCACAAGCGGTTCGACGTGACCGTGCTCGTCTTCCTCGGCGGCATCGCGGCCGTCGCCGACATCGCTCGCTTCCGCCACGGCTGGGGGTGGGTCGGGCTGGTCAACATGGTCGTCGTGTGGGGGCTCTGCCACCAGCTCGGCTTCTTCTACGACCGCATCGTCGAGGCGCACCGCCGGATCGACTGGACGCTCGTCTGGGTGGGGCTGTTCGGGCTCATCGGCCTGGTCGGTAGCGGCCTGTACCCGGGCTCGATGGTCGGCGTCCCCGGCGAGCGCTCCAACATGGCGCCGCCGACGCTGTGCATCGTCGCGCTCGTGCTGTTCCAGGCCGGCGTGGCCGAGATCCTGCGGCCGGCGGTCACCGAACGGCTCGAGACCAGGCACCGCTGGGCACGGTTCAACGAAGTGATCAACCGCTTCGCCATGCCGCTCTTCCTGTTCCACACCACCGGCATGGCGCTGCACCGCGCGGTGCGATACGCGATCGCCGGCCAGGTGAACGAGGTGACCGAGCCCGACGGCTGGTGGTGGCTGTACCGCCCGCTCGCGTTCGTCGGGCCGCTGCTCTTCACGCTGCCGGTGATCTGGTTGTTCGGGCGGCGGTGGATCAGAACGGTGGATCAGAAGTAGATGAGCTGGTCGGCCTTGGCCTCGGCCGCGTCGAGATCGTCGGTGTAGGCACCGGTCGACAGGTACTTCCAGCCGCCGTCGGACACGACGAACGCGATGACGCCTTCGTCGATCTCGCTGGCCACCTTCACCGCGCCGGCGAGCGCCGCACCCGAGGAGATGCCGGCGAACACGCCGCACTCGCCCACCAACCGCCGCGCCCACTCCAGCGATTCGCGGGGGCGCACGACGCGCTTGCGGTCGAGCAGGTCGAAGCCGTGCCAGTTGTCGAACACCGGTGGTACGTAGCCGTCGTCGAGGTTGCGCAGCCCCTCGACGCGCTCGCCGAGCGGGGGCTCGACCGCGATCACCTTGACGTGGGGGTTCTGCTCCTTCAAGAAGCGCCCTGTGCCCATCAGCGTGCCGCTCGTGCCGAGCCCGGCGACGAAGTGGGTGATCTCGGGCAGGTCACGCCACAGCTCGGGACCGGTGCCCTCGTAATGGGCGCGAGGGTTCGCGTCGTTCGCGTACTGGTACAGGAAGCACCACTCCGGGTGCTCGGCGGCGAGGGCTGCGGCGCGGCGCACCGCGCCGTTGGAGCCCTCCTCGCCGGGGCTGAGGATCAGCTCGGCGCCGAACACCTGCAACATCTGGCGGCGCTCGATCGACACGCTCGTCGGCATGACGATCTTGATCGGGTAGCCCTTCAGCTTCGCGATGGCGGCGAGGGCGATGCCGGTGTTGCCCGACGAGGGCTCGATGATCGTCTGGCCGGGAAGCAGGTGGCCGTGCTTCTCGGCGTCTTCGATCATCGCCTTCGCGATGCGGTCCTTCACCGAGCCGAACGGGTTCTGGCTCTCCAGCTTGGCGATGATGCGCACGTTCGGGTTGGGCGACAGCACGGACACGTCGACGAGGGGCGTGTTGCCGATGAGGTCGAGAACGCTTTCGCTCAGATACAAGGTGACGCTCCCTTCCGACCATTCGCTTGCCGTCGCTCGCCCCAGAACTCGGAGACGAACCTTCAACCCCGGAATGATCCCAGGAATTCCGATCGGGAACGTCGTGATTCTACCTCAACCCAGCTCGACGTGCTCCTCGGACACCGCCTCTTCCATCCCGGCCGAGGTGTCGATGCGAAAACTCCTGGTCTCCGCGGTCTCCTCACGCAGGCTGACGATCACGTAGTGCCACTCCGGATCGGGGGCTTCGGTGACGTCGGTCGGGCTCGGGTAGGGCTGGGTGTGGGTGTGGCTGTGCATCACGCCGACGATCTCCAGCCCCGCGGCTTCGGCATCGCGCTCGGCGCGCAGGTGGTCGTGCGGGTCGATCGTGTACACGCGGGCAGAGTCGGCCAGGTTGCGGCAGGGGTAGAAGCGCACCACCTCGGCACCCTCACCGCCGGGCGGACCAGCCAGCAGACCGCAGGCCTCGAGCGGGTACTGCGCCACGGCGTGGGCGACCATCTGCTCGTGCGCTTCACGGGAGATGTGCACCATGGCGCGGGATCGTACCCCGGACCGCCGCGACGGCCCGCCGGTAGCGTGAGGCGCCGATGAGCCCGAGCGGCACCAAACCCGTCGCGTCCAACCGCAAGGCCCGCCACGACTACTTCGTGCTCGACGTCGTCGAGGCCGGGCTGGTGCTGCGCGGCAGCGAGGTGAAGAGCCTGCGCGCCGGGCAGGTGCAGATCAACGACGCCTACGCCCGCGTGCGCAACGGTGAGGTGTGGTTGGAGGCGATGCACATCGCCCCCTACCAGTTCGCCACCGGCGCCGCCGCCCACGTCCCCGACGGCCCCCGCAAGCTGCTCCTCCACCACAACGAGATCGTGCGCCTGGAGCACCGCGTGAACACCGAGCGGTTGGCGCTCGTGCCGCTCAGCCTCTACTTCCTGGACGGTCGGGCGAAGGTGGAGCTGGCCCTGGTGCAGGGCAAGCGCAAGGGCGACAAGCGCCACTCGCTGGCCGAGAAGGACGCGAAGCGCGAGATGGAGCGCTCCCTCGGCCGCCAGCGCAAGGGCTTGCCCGGCTGAGGGGGCCGACCCTGACGGCGCCCGGTCGAAGCGGGTTGCCGCAGGATCAGGAAGTGGCCAGCAGCGGATGCAGCACGAGCTCGGGATGGTCGGCTTCGAGGCGCTTCAGCCGGTACTGGTTCTCGAACAGCGCCAGCAGTGAGCCGTCGCTGCGGTACAGGATGCGGATCCCGCCGAGCTGGCGCAGCCGCGTCGCGCTGTCCTCGTCGGTGACGCGCACCGCCTCGACGTGGGTCGACGACAGCTCCACCGGCGCGCCGAACTCGGAGGCCAGCCGGTGGGCGAACACCTCGAACTGGAGCTGACCGACGGCGGCGACGACAGGTGCCGTGTCGCCGAGGTCGGGGTCGCGCAGCACCTGCACGACACCCTCCTCGTCGAGCTGAACGAGCCCGCGGCGGAACTGCTTGAAGCGGCCGGTGTCGAGGGGGCGGGCGACCGCGAAGGCTTCGGGCACGAAGCGGGGCATCCCCGGGAACTCGACCGGGTCGCTGCCGTACAGCGTGTCGCCGAGCAGCAGGCCACCGGCGTTGACGAGGCCGATGACATCGCCCGGGTAGGCGATGTCGACGGTGTCGCGTTCGGCTCCGAACACGGTCGTCGCGTACTTCGTCGTCAGCGGCTTGCCGGTGCGCGCGCATGTGGCGGGCATCCCCCGCTCGAACGTGCCCGAGCACACCCGGGCGAACGCGATGCGGTCGCGGTGGGCGGGGTCCATGTTCGCCTGCACCTTGAACACGAACGCGCTGAACGACGAGCCGGCATCGCGCACCTGGCCCGCGACGTCCACCCGTGACACCGGCCGGGGCACGAGCTCGACCACCGCGTCGAGCAGGTGGCGGACGCCGAAGTTGGTCAGCGCCGAGCCGACGAACACCGGCGTCGACTCACCGGCGTGGAACGAGTCCGGGTCCAGGTCGTTGCCGAGCGCGTCGAGCAGCGCGACTCCCTCGGCCGCCTCGGTCCAGGCCTGCCCTTCCTCGGCCGCAGCGGTGTCGGCGGCGACGATCTCCTCGGGAGCTATCCGCTGGCCGCGGGCGGTGCGCGTGAACCTGGTGAACTCGCCGGTGCGACGGTCGATCACGCCGCGCAGGTCGCCGGCGATGCCGACCGGCCACGTGACGGGTGTCGGGCGCAGTCCGATCTGGTCCTCCACCTCGTCGAGCAGCTCGAGCACGTCACGTCCTGGACGGTCGAACTTGTTGAGGAACGTCAGCACCGGAAGCCGGCGCAGCCGGCAGACCTCGAACAGCTTCAGCGTCTGGGGCTCGATCCCCTTCGCGGAGTCGAGCACCATCACGACTGCGTCGACGGCGGCCAGCACGCGGTAGGTGTCCTCGGAGAAGTCGCGGTGTCCGGGGGTGTCGAGCAGGTTGCACACCATGCCTCGGTAGGGGAACTGCAGCACGGTCGAGGTGATCGAGATGCCGCGCTTTTGCTCCATCTCCATCCAGTCCGAGGTCGCCGCCTTGCGGCCGGCCCGCCCGCCGACGGCACCCGCCTCTTGCACCGCGCCCGCGTACAGCAGGAACTTCTCGGTGAGCGTCGTCTTGCCGGCGTCGGGGTGGGAGATGATGGCGAACGTCCGACGTCGCGCCGTCTCCTCCTCGTGCGAACCCACCGCAGCCTCCGAACCATCGCCACCACGCGTCGGGCGCGGTCTCGGCGGCGGCAGGCTACCTGCGCCTCGTCACCGGGCCCTCGTGTGCCGCATGTGCCGCGGCGCTCAATCGCCGGCCACGGGCTGAGCTTCGGCCACGCGTTGGCGGGCCCAGCTCATGAGGTCGTCGACAGCCATCGGCCGTCCGATGAGGAACCCCTGCGCGTCGTGGCAGCCGAGCTGGCGCAGCGTGGTGAGCTGCTCGGTGGTCTCGACGCCCTCGGCGACGACGCGGAGACCGAGCGCCGAAGCGAGGCCGATGACGGCACCGACGACGGCGCGGTCCTCCGGGTGGTCGACCATCCCCGACACGAACGACCGGTCGATCTTCATGTGCTCCAGCGGGTAGCGCCGCACGTGGGTGAGCGAGGAGTACCCGGTGCCGAAGTCGTCGAGGCTCAGCGCAGCCCCGAGGCTGCGCAGCTCGTGCAGCGTGGCCTCCGGCGACACTCCCCCGGGCAACGCCCGACGGGTGAGCATCGCCCGCTCGGTCACCTCGACGATCAGGTTGGCGAAGTGAAGATCGTGGGCATCGAGCACGCGCTGCAGCTCGCGGGTGAGCGTCCGGTCGGAGAGCTGGCCGACCGACAGGTTGATCGCGAGCTGCGGTGTGCCTACCTCGGGCACCTCGGCCACGAGTCGGGCCAGCCCTGCACACGCCGACTCGACGACGGCCTCGCCGACGGCGACGTCGAGGTTGGCGTCCTCGGCAAGGTCCATGAACGCGAGCGGTTGGAGCTGGCCGAGAACGGGATGGAACCAGCGGGCGAGCGCCTCGAGGGCGACCAAGCGCCCCGAGTCGAGCTCGACGATCGGCTGCAGGAAGGCGACCAGCTCTCCCCGGTCGAGCCCGGAGGCGAGATCGTCGGCGAGGCGCCGGCGTTGGTCCGCCGAGCGGCGCCGCTCGGCCATCGGCCGCGACGTCTCGCCGCGGCGCTCGGCCTTCACGTCGTACATGTTCAGGTCGGCGTCGGCCAGCAGGCCGGCGACGGTCGACGTCACGTCGGAGACGGCAAGGCCGATGCTCGCGCCCACCCGCACGGGACCGACGGAGAGCATCACGGGTTCCGAGATCGACAGCTCGATGCGGCTGCCGAGGGTGGCGGCCGCGGTCCGCCCGGTGATGCCCGGAGCGACGACGACGAACTCGTCGCCGCCGACTCGCGCGACGAGGTCGCCGGGACGCACGCTGTCGGAGATCCGTTGCCCGACGATGCGCAGCAGCTCGTCGCCCGCCTCGTGGCCGAACAGGTCGTTGACCGGCTTGAAGCGGTCCAGGTCGACGAAGATCACCGCCATCGCGCGCTGGTTGTCGACGTTCGCGTGCATCGATTCGAGCAGCAGCGATCGGTTCGCGAGCCCGGTCAACGCGTCGTGGTGGGCGAAGTACTCGAGCTCACGGCGGGCCACCTGCAGGTCGCTGACGTCGTGCCCGGTGACGACGAGGCCGGCCACCACCGGGTCATCGAGCAGGTTGACGATCTCGAACCGCACCGGACGCTCGTCGGCTGCCGGCCCGGCGACGCGCATCGGCACCTCGATCGAGGCGGTGCGCCCGTGGTCGATCAGCTCGGCGAGGATGGCCCGCAGCCGCAGCCCGCCGGCGAGGCTGGCGAACGACGCCAGCGAGCGGCCGATGACAAGCGACGGGTCGTGGCCGAGAAGGCGGGTGAACGCACCGTTCACCGACGAGACCACCCCGTCCCGGTCGAGCAGCAACGTGATCGACGAGGCGTGCTGAACCACCTGCTGGAAACGGGCGACATCGTCGCCGGCGACCTCCCACATCCGCCGCGCGGTGATGTCACGGGCGACGCAGACCACCCCTTCGACGCCTTCGACGTGCATGCGGTCGGCGCCGATGACCTCCATCCAGCGCCAACCCTCCCGGGCGTCGAGCACCCGCACCTCGATCGGGGTGCCGCGGCTCTTGCCCTGCACCGTGCCCATCGACGAGACGACCACAGCGATGTCGTCGGGGTGGACCAGGTCCAGCACCGACATCCCCCGCCACCCCTCCACGTCGAGGCCGAGCACCTCGAGCGCGGCCCGGTTCGCATGGCGCACGCGAGCTTCGGAGTCGAGCACGAACACGACGTCGGGCAGCACGGCCAGAACGGCGCCCGGATCCCGCTCGCTCAGCTCGTCGTGATGTGTCACCGGTCGTTCATCGGCACGAGTTGACGCTTCCTGAACAGTCCTAGGGCCGGGGATCGAATGTATCGTCGCCGCGGCATGGCCGCTCGAATGCTCCTCTCCGCCGACCTCGCCGACGTCGAGGTGGCCCTTGCCAAGGCGTTCCTCGACGACCCGATGGTCTCCTGGGTGATCGGCGATGAAGACGCCGACCGGCGCATGGTGAAGAGCGCGGCCGGCTTCTTCCGGCCGGCGCTCGCTGCAGGCCTACGCCGCGGGCACAGCTACCTCGCCGGCGACGGCACCTCGTGTGCCGCTTCGGTCTGGGCGCCCCCTGACGTGGCGATGCTCGACGAGGACGAGGGGGCGGCGTTCGGGATGGCGCTGCTCGAGGTGGCAGGCGAGGAAGCCGTCGGGCGGATCATGGCGCTGGCCGAGATGGTCGGCGTGCACCACCCGGAGGACCGCCCCCACTTCTACCTGTTCGTCCTCGGCGCAGCGGTGCAGGGCCACGGTGCCGGCGGCGCCGTGATGCAGCCGGTGCTCGCGCGCTGCGACGCCGACGGCATCGGCGCTTACCTCGAGTCGTCGAACGCCCGCAACGTCGGCTTCTACGAGCGCCACGGGTTCGAGGTGCAGTGGGAAGAGGCGCCCGCGCCCGATGGGCCGGTGTTACGCGGCATGTGGCGCGAGCCCGGCAGCGCCCGCGGCTGACCCCTTCGTCGCGGCTCGCGTGGTCGCGCCGCTTCGGCTGTCAGCCTCGACGGCCGGCGGCCGCGAGCAGCACCGACTGCGGGTCGTTCGGGTTGGCCGGATCGACACGCTCGCCGAACACCATCGGATTGCGCATCGAGTCGGCGACCGGAAGCGTGTTGAGTGACGCCCGCTCGACCAGGCCAGGGTCCAGCTTGTCGTCCACGCCGAGCGCCCGGGCGAGGTCCCAAGCGTGGATCGTGGTGTCGGAGACGTTGTTGCCGATCATCTCGTCGACGGTTTCCATCCCGCGGAACGTGTTGACCATGCGGTGGATGACGTCGGGATGGTCGAGCACTTCGAGCACGTGGTCACGCGCCGCCGCCCACGCCGCCGCCGGGTCGTCACCGGCGTGGAGGTGCGGGTCGACCATCGGGTTCATCGTCACCTCCTCACCGGTGATGGTGGAGGCCAGGTAGCGCTGGACGCCGATCAGGTGACCGACCACCGAGCGCGCCGTCCAGCCCTCGCACGGCGAGGGGTTGTCCCACGAATCCGGGGGTGCCAGGCGTACGACGTGGTCGAAGCCGTAGATGGCCTTGGTGTACCAGCGCAGGTTCTCGCTCATGGCCGACACCGTAGAGGGTGCCCGGCCGGTAGGCTGAGGTGAAGATCACACAACGGGGCTGACAGGTTTCGACATCAGTTTCGCTGGGCGGTCGTGCGACCCGAGTTGCTCAGACTCGCTAAACGGGGCACCAACAAGAATTGCCGATGAGCAGTTCGCTCTCGCCGCCTGATCTTCAGGTGATCCGAGAGTCATCGTGAGCAGCAATGCCACACGGGGCCGTTCCACCGCAGCCCGGCAACAGAAGCGGCAGATGACGGCGTGAAAGAACGCTGGCGGCGTGAAAGAACGCTGACCGCTCGGAAAGACGAGCCGTGGCCCACCGGGTAACCGGTGAGCACCCGACCCGCCGGTGAGGTTGCGTCAGCCTCGAAGCCGGGAACGGTCGTAGCGCGGGTGTCCACCGCCTGATGGACGGGGGTTCGATTCCCCCCAGCTCCACCGTGCACAAAATGCCTGTCTACCAGGTGTTTTGCAGGTCGTGAGGCGATCCATGCGGTGCACTACTGAGTGCATCACAACCCCGCTGACCTGGGGTTTAGCCGATCAGTGCGCTGGGGGGAATCTGCGGCCGGCGCACCCCCGTCCATCGACAAACCACCTGGTCAGCGCTGACAAAATCGTTTGAGGGCGTGAAAAGGGCGTGCGAGATCGGTATCGATCTCCGAGCGCCACGGCTCGGTCCGAAGTGGCCGCGCCAACGCACGCCGGCGATAGGTGGCGCGGCGCCCGGCCGAACAAACTCGATGACGCTGGCCTGGCCGCTACTTGATCGTCGAGCCCGCCGTGATGAGAGTTCTGGCGTGGTCGGCGTCGAGTCGATCGGCGAAGCCGAGGAGATGCCGGGCCGATGGCATGAGATCATCGGCAGCGGCGAGCAGATCGCTGGCTTCGGCGAGGTGGTGATCATTCGCGGCGTGGCGGGCGAGCGCGTCCATCGCCATGATCTCGATGTCGGGCGTGTGTTGGCCAGAGGCGCGTTCGAGCACTGCCCGCAGACGGGCCTCGGCGGTGGGGTCCCCGTCCTCAGCGTCCATCGCACTGTGAAGGCACGCCGCGAGGGCGGCCCCGTCGCCGCCGCCCGACGAGTCGAACCAATGGTCGGCTGCCCGAACCGCGCGTACAGCTGCGTCGCGGTCGCCGTGGCGTCGCAGGACACGACCAAGGTGAACACGTCCGAGCGCGAGGAGACGCAGCTGTCGTGTCGTCCGCCCGATCTCGATGACTCGTTCGAAGGTCTCGATCGCTTCGTCGATCTGGCTAGCTTGCTCGAGAACCCGGCCGAGCGTGTCGAGGTGCGACGCCTCGGTGGAGGCGTAGCCGAGGCGTCCGGCGGCGGCGGCAGCTCGGCGCAAGTGGGTGGCGGCGTCGTCGTACCGCTCTTCGGCCTGTGCGATGTATCCGAGGAGGGCGTCGAGGTGGTCGAGTGCCCAGTCGTCGCCGAGTGGCCGCAGGAGACGGTCCGCTTCGACGCAGGCAGCGCTTGCTGCAACGACGTCGCCGTGAAGGAGCGCGGCGTGGGCGGACAGGATCCAGGTGCCGCCGAGGTCCCACCGATGGGTTTCGTCGAGCAGCGACCTGCTCTCGTCGAGCACCGACGTTGCCCGGTCGAGACCGCCACCATTCTGGATCAACACGAGCGCCAGGGCCGAGCGACTGAACGCCGCCAAGTACGGGTCACCGGTCGAGTCGGCGGCGACGACAGCTTCTTCGGCGGCGCTGGAGGCCCGCTCGATGTTGCTGGTCACTTCGAGCCAGGCGATGTACGACAGTGGACACACCCGGTCCGCGGCGTTTGACATCGACGCTGCGGCGGCGAGGGCGGCGGCGACCCGGTCGGAGCCCGACCGTCCATCGCCGAGGAGCACCCACGCCCAACCGAAGCCGGCTGCGATCCGGAGGCCGAGAGCCGGGTCGTGGATTGATGTCCAAGCGAGCGCGGTCTCGATGTTGACGCGTTCCTCGCGACAGAATCGAAGGTGTATCGGCCTGCTCGGGCCCCCGGAGTCCGGCGGTTCCGTCGGCCGCAACGGCTGCGAACCATTCGGCCTGTGCGCGGAGCGCGGTCTCATGGAGGGCTGCGTCGCGTAGCCGCTCGAGCGCGAACGTCCGGATGCTGTCCAGCAGTCGGTAGCGCGCCGCGCCTCCGTTGTCCGGAAACTCGACCGCGACCAGCGAGCGGTCGGCGAGTCGACCGATGACGTCAGCCGTAGACTCCGGCGGCACCTCGAGCGCGGCCAAGACGTGCTCGACTCCTGCGAGCGGCGCGCCGTCGGCAAAGCAGGCGAGAGCCCACAGACCTCGCTGGTCGTCGGGGAAGAGCAGTTCGTAGCTCCACGAGATCGCTGCCTCCAGGGCGCGCTGTCTATCGGGACGGCGGCTTGTCGGGTCACGCAGTAGGGCGAACCGGTCGTCGAGTCGTCGACCGATCTCGTCGACCGACATCGTTCGCGTTCGGGCGGCCGCGAGTTCAATCGCCAGGGGAAGCCCGTCGAGCGAGCGACACACGGATTGGACGGTCGGTCCGGCGTCGTCCGGCATGACGAACGAGGATCGATGCGCGGCCGCCCGTTGTGCGAACAGCAGCACAGAGTCGGCGAGGGACAATGGTGCGAGGGCGAAGATGGCTTCGCCGTCGAGTCCGAGCGGCAGCTGGCTGGTGCACACCACACACACCCACGGTGCAGCTGAGATCAGGTTGGCGGCG encodes:
- a CDS encoding CPBP family intramembrane metalloprotease; translated protein: MSRPPAPATVVTSPSPERRAALPGAVVMLAVSNLMSNRVLPDALYVPWNLAMAAALGGLAWWAGLRPPELGWQRWARGARFGLVLAVLTLAVYLLALAMPAASKAFEDQRVDGGVGSLLLNTLVKIPLGTVLLEEIAFRSVLPALAARRWGIVRGSVFASVLFGFWHVLPSMNITNVNPVLADLFGDGPFAGLLGVVFAVAGTTLAGLWFCWLRYWSGSVLAPMIGHFSTNSLGYLFGWIVVSS
- a CDS encoding acyltransferase; its protein translation is MATAADRRARDPYVDFLRAFSLLVVVTWHWVFTIIIWEDDGPHASNPIGFTSGLYLVTWLLQVMPLFFYIGGYGHLRSWEQAKEQGRSVWHLVGRRLRRLAIPALALLVVWAALGIVLGAVFDLQWARRAVVLVVSPLWFIGVYLMLVLLLPVALWLHKRFDVTVLVFLGGIAAVADIARFRHGWGWVGLVNMVVVWGLCHQLGFFYDRIVEAHRRIDWTLVWVGLFGLIGLVGSGLYPGSMVGVPGERSNMAPPTLCIVALVLFQAGVAEILRPAVTERLETRHRWARFNEVINRFAMPLFLFHTTGMALHRAVRYAIAGQVNEVTEPDGWWWLYRPLAFVGPLLFTLPVIWLFGRRWIRTVDQK
- a CDS encoding PLP-dependent cysteine synthase family protein, yielding MYLSESVLDLIGNTPLVDVSVLSPNPNVRIIAKLESQNPFGSVKDRIAKAMIEDAEKHGHLLPGQTIIEPSSGNTGIALAAIAKLKGYPIKIVMPTSVSIERRQMLQVFGAELILSPGEEGSNGAVRRAAALAAEHPEWCFLYQYANDANPRAHYEGTGPELWRDLPEITHFVAGLGTSGTLMGTGRFLKEQNPHVKVIAVEPPLGERVEGLRNLDDGYVPPVFDNWHGFDLLDRKRVVRPRESLEWARRLVGECGVFAGISSGAALAGAVKVASEIDEGVIAFVVSDGGWKYLSTGAYTDDLDAAEAKADQLIYF
- a CDS encoding M67 family metallopeptidase; the encoded protein is MVHISREAHEQMVAHAVAQYPLEACGLLAGPPGGEGAEVVRFYPCRNLADSARVYTIDPHDHLRAERDAEAAGLEIVGVMHSHTHTQPYPSPTDVTEAPDPEWHYVIVSLREETAETRSFRIDTSAGMEEAVSEEHVELG
- the smpB gene encoding SsrA-binding protein SmpB, whose product is MSPSGTKPVASNRKARHDYFVLDVVEAGLVLRGSEVKSLRAGQVQINDAYARVRNGEVWLEAMHIAPYQFATGAAAHVPDGPRKLLLHHNEIVRLEHRVNTERLALVPLSLYFLDGRAKVELALVQGKRKGDKRHSLAEKDAKREMERSLGRQRKGLPG
- a CDS encoding peptide chain release factor 3 codes for the protein MGSHEEETARRRTFAIISHPDAGKTTLTEKFLLYAGAVQEAGAVGGRAGRKAATSDWMEMEQKRGISITSTVLQFPYRGMVCNLLDTPGHRDFSEDTYRVLAAVDAVVMVLDSAKGIEPQTLKLFEVCRLRRLPVLTFLNKFDRPGRDVLELLDEVEDQIGLRPTPVTWPVGIAGDLRGVIDRRTGEFTRFTRTARGQRIAPEEIVAADTAAAEEGQAWTEAAEGVALLDALGNDLDPDSFHAGESTPVFVGSALTNFGVRHLLDAVVELVPRPVSRVDVAGQVRDAGSSFSAFVFKVQANMDPAHRDRIAFARVCSGTFERGMPATCARTGKPLTTKYATTVFGAERDTVDIAYPGDVIGLVNAGGLLLGDTLYGSDPVEFPGMPRFVPEAFAVARPLDTGRFKQFRRGLVQLDEEGVVQVLRDPDLGDTAPVVAAVGQLQFEVFAHRLASEFGAPVELSSTHVEAVRVTDEDSATRLRQLGGIRILYRSDGSLLALFENQYRLKRLEADHPELVLHPLLATS
- a CDS encoding EAL domain-containing protein, translated to MTHHDELSERDPGAVLAVLPDVVFVLDSEARVRHANRAALEVLGLDVEGWRGMSVLDLVHPDDIAVVVSSMGTVQGKSRGTPIEVRVLDAREGWRWMEVIGADRMHVEGVEGVVCVARDITARRMWEVAGDDVARFQQVVQHASSITLLLDRDGVVSSVNGAFTRLLGHDPSLVIGRSLASFASLAGGLRLRAILAELIDHGRTASIEVPMRVAGPAADERPVRFEIVNLLDDPVVAGLVVTGHDVSDLQVARRELEYFAHHDALTGLANRSLLLESMHANVDNQRAMAVIFVDLDRFKPVNDLFGHEAGDELLRIVGQRISDSVRPGDLVARVGGDEFVVVAPGITGRTAAATLGSRIELSISEPVMLSVGPVRVGASIGLAVSDVTSTVAGLLADADLNMYDVKAERRGETSRPMAERRRSADQRRRLADDLASGLDRGELVAFLQPIVELDSGRLVALEALARWFHPVLGQLQPLAFMDLAEDANLDVAVGEAVVESACAGLARLVAEVPEVGTPQLAINLSVGQLSDRTLTRELQRVLDAHDLHFANLIVEVTERAMLTRRALPGGVSPEATLHELRSLGAALSLDDFGTGYSSLTHVRRYPLEHMKIDRSFVSGMVDHPEDRAVVGAVIGLASALGLRVVAEGVETTEQLTTLRQLGCHDAQGFLIGRPMAVDDLMSWARQRVAEAQPVAGD
- a CDS encoding GNAT family N-acetyltransferase, whose translation is MAARMLLSADLADVEVALAKAFLDDPMVSWVIGDEDADRRMVKSAAGFFRPALAAGLRRGHSYLAGDGTSCAASVWAPPDVAMLDEDEGAAFGMALLEVAGEEAVGRIMALAEMVGVHHPEDRPHFYLFVLGAAVQGHGAGGAVMQPVLARCDADGIGAYLESSNARNVGFYERHGFEVQWEEAPAPDGPVLRGMWREPGSARG
- a CDS encoding TIGR03086 family protein — encoded protein: MSENLRWYTKAIYGFDHVVRLAPPDSWDNPSPCEGWTARSVVGHLIGVQRYLASTITGEEVTMNPMVDPHLHAGDDPAAAWAAARDHVLEVLDHPDVIHRMVNTFRGMETVDEMIGNNVSDTTIHAWDLARALGVDDKLDPGLVERASLNTLPVADSMRNPMVFGERVDPANPNDPQSVLLAAAGRRG
- a CDS encoding tetratricopeptide repeat protein, whose product is MTSNIERASSAAEEAVVAADSTGDPYLAAFSRSALALVLIQNGGGLDRATSVLDESRSLLDETHRWDLGGTWILSAHAALLHGDVVAASAACVEADRLLRPLGDDWALDHLDALLGYIAQAEERYDDAATHLRRAAAAAGRLGYASTEASHLDTLGRVLEQASQIDEAIETFERVIEIGRTTRQLRLLALGRVHLGRVLRRHGDRDAAVRAVRAADHWFDSSGGGDGAALAACLHSAMDAEDGDPTAEARLRAVLERASGQHTPDIEIMAMDALARHAANDHHLAEASDLLAAADDLMPSARHLLGFADRLDADHARTLITAGSTIK